A section of the Kluyveromyces lactis strain NRRL Y-1140 chromosome F complete sequence genome encodes:
- the NAM8 gene encoding Nam8p (some similarities with uniprot|Q00539 Saccharomyces cerevisiae YHR086W NAM8 RNA binding protein component of the U1 snRNP protein) translates to MSFSMSGHSHVNSYGSSLNASSNSAYSNVSFRSNSVPDSSSSSMSVAGSGPIQNSTQLYMGDLNPDWTENDIKSIWSMLGEPNVQVKLIKSSNPNKSHAVNNSGYCFVEFPNQMAASNALMKSGLRVPMDSNYALKLNWASFATAPGSEFTLFVGDLAPNVTEAQLFELFISRYSSTLNAKIVFDQFTGVSKGYGFVKFVNEMEQQRALVEMQGTFLNGRAIRVGTTSKNKQGQQPQQHHHQQHQHQHQHRFSGSAASSSSPGVSSSNYSTNAPSSHISTPTSQATPANSGMLQSKFSYPVLQQPSLSQFTDPNNTTVFIGGLSTLITEDELRSYFQPFGQIVYVKIPVGKGCGFVQYVDRISAETAISKMQGFPIGNSRIRLSWGRSAKQAAAMQQAMTLALQQQQQQQQQQQQQQQQQQQQQQLHHYSYQSQPAMPSNYAYTLDSLPGNDYVPISHGSSAYQHYHSQSQQQVPQHQQPSLLPSYTSLEYNTSGSMNSSISGSSSYQLPMGSSTSSLGSIFANQKGGTSIYQQNMNLNSQPQNNQSPLFTSSLRPQLSPQSTDLYTQKQVDVIDFLEQGSNGNGYIFA, encoded by the coding sequence ATGTCATTTTCCATGTCTGGACACTCTCATGTGAATTCTTACGGTTCAAGTTTGAATGCCAGTTCTAATTCAGCTTATTCAAACGTTTCCTTTAGATCAAACTCCGTCCCAGattcatcctcatcttccATGTCAGTAGCTGGCTCAGGTCCTATTCAGAATTCTACACAGCTTTACATGGGTGATTTGAACCCGGATTGGACAGAGAACGATATTAAAAGTATATGGTCGATGTTGGGCGAGCCCAACGTGCAGGtcaaattgatcaaatcgtcaaatccaaataaATCACATGCTGTTAACAATTCAGGCTACTGTTTCGTGGAGTTCCCGAACCAAATGGCAGCTAGCAATGCGTTGATGAAATCGGGACTTCGAGTTCCTATGGATTCGAATTATGCGTTGAAGCTTAACTGGGCTTCATTTGCCACTGCGCCAGGATCTGAATTCACTCTTTTCGTTGGTGATTTGGCACCCAACGTCACAGAAGCGCAATTGTTTGAGTTATTCATCTCACGTTACTCCTCCACATTGAACGCTAAGATCGTTTTCGATCAGTTCACTGGTGTGTCAAAGGGGTATGGATTCGTCAAGTTTGTCAATGAAATGGAACAGCAAAGAGCGTTAGTGGAAATGCAAGGCACGTTTTTGAACGGTAGGGCTATCAGAGTGGGCACAACTTCTAAGAATAAGCAGGGCCAGCAACCACAACAgcatcatcatcaacagCACCAGCATCAGCATCAACATAGATTCAGTGGAAGCGCCGCTTCCAGTTCGAGTCCTGGTGTCTCTTCTTCGAACTATAGTACCAACGCTCCTTCTTCACATATCTCCACTCCAACATCACAAGCTACTCCTGCTAACTCGGGAATGCTCCAATCGAAGTTCTCGTACCCTGTATTACAGCAGCCTTCTTTGTCGCAGTTCACTGATCCCAATAACACTACGGTGTTCATCGGCGGCTTGTCAACATTGATtactgaagatgaattaCGTTCCTATTTCCAACCTTTTGGGCAAATTGTATACGTCAAGATCCCTGTCGGTAAAGGTTGTGGTTTTGTTCAATACGTCGATAGAATTAGTGCGGAGACTGCTATCTCCAAGATGCAAGGGTTCCCAATCGGTAACTCCAGAATAAGACTGTCTTGGGGTAGAAGTGCGAAACAAGCTGCTGCCATGCAGCAAGCCATGACGTTAGCGTtgcaacagcagcaacagcagcaacaacagcaacaacagcaacaacagcaacaacagcaacagcaacaactTCATCATTACTCCTATCAATCGCAGCCAGCTATGCCAAGTAACTATGCTTATACTTTGGACTCATTGCCTGGTAATGATTACGTTCCTATCTCTCATGGCTCTTCCGCGTACCAGCACTATCACTCGCAATCTCAACAACAAGTGCCTCAACACCAACAACCATCGTTACTTCCATCGTACACCTCGTTGGAGTATAATACTTCAGGCTCCATGAACAGTTCCATCTCCGGTTCCTCTAGTTACCAGCTGCCAATGGGTTCATCTACTTCATCTCTAGGATCTATCTTTGCTAATCAAAAAGGTGGTACTAGTATTTATCAGCAAAACATGAACCTCAACTCACAACCTCAAAATAACCAATCTCCATTGTTCACTTCCAGTTTGAGACCACAACTTTCTCCGCAATCTACTGACCTTTACACCCAAAAACAAGTGGATGTGATCGattttttggaacaagGTAGTAATGGTAATGGTTATATCTTTGcttga
- the PET130 gene encoding Pet130p (conserved hypothetical protein) has protein sequence MSKLIVRPVENASNFAKALVESKKPLVADHGQLARDLNYGKYGTTMIKPNPYKRVISPEHHKLRGVLGSVRMYQIINKLESPYAKVYKCPYFSLHFYPPGHFMGLARKSSPAVHIHYRQNYLLNGNLPGGKSLEDNLKFLRSKSFGRISNNWNKVLGNSNSLIPRQWAYFRVAVRKLLRPVFYESWNQYNAPDGLYLYKIEIFSDKENEQDYKEHIEKSVKEVSKLDLNKFVLGKDGENWIEEANSRVKINTVNNLLRSEMAHFRYERVPAQEKKQKVNN, from the coding sequence ATGTCTAAGCTGATAGTACGACCAGTTGAAAATGCGAGTAATTTTGCCAAAGCACTTGTGGAAAGTAAGAAACCATTGGTGGCAGATCACGGCCAACTGGCGCGTGATCTCAATTACGGAAAGTACGGTACCACGATGATCAAGCCTAATCCATACAAGAGAGTTATATCACCTGAACATCATAAGTTGAGAGGAGTCCTTGGAAGCGTGCGAATGTACCAGATCATTAACAAATTGGAAAGTCCATATGCAAAAGTTTACAAATGCCCTTATTTCTCTTTGCACTTCTATCCACCAGGGCATTTCATGGGGCTAGCTAGGAAAAGTTCACCGGCGGTGCACATACACTATCGACAAAACTATTTATTAAATGGGAATTTACCAGGTGGAAAATCTCTTGAGGACAACCTTAAGTTTTTAAGGTCCAAGTCTTTTGGTAGGATTTCGAATAATTGGAACAAAGTACTCGGTAATTCCAATTCATTAATACCTAGACAATGGGCATACTTTCGAGTCGCTGTGAGAAAGCTACTGCGACCCGTGTTTTATGAATCATGGAATCAATACAATGCCCCGGACGGGCTATATTTGTATAAGATTGAGATTTTCTCCGATAAAGAGAACGAACAAGATTACAAAGAACATATCGAGAAAAGCGTCAAAGAAGTTTCTAAattggatttgaataaatttgTTTTAGGAAAAGATGGTGAAAACTGGATTGAAGAGGCAAATAGCCGTGTAAAGATTAATACCGTGAATAATCTTCTACGTTCTGAAATGGCACATTTTCGGTACGAAAGAGTCCCCGCCCAGGAGAAAAAGCAAAAGGTTAACAACTGA
- the LSO2 gene encoding Lso2p (similar to uniprot|Q3E772 Saccharomyces cerevisiae YGR169C-A): MGKRFSESAAKKAEGLARKRDQAYAKERAERERREAEEASKWEDGAKKTSSKKLLEEQKKEEKLRAKKEREALLAEEEASLGKGGKGKRR; this comes from the coding sequence ATGGGTAAGAGATTCAGTGAATCTGCCGCAAAGAAAGCAGAGGGGTTAGCAAGAAAGCGTGACCAAGCGTATGCTAAAGAAAGAGCAGAAAGAGAGAGACGGGAAGCTGAAGAGGCGTCGAAATGGGAAGATGGTGCCAAGAAAACTAGCTCCAAGAAGCTGCtagaagaacaaaaaaaggaagagaaGCTTCGTGCTAAGAAGGAACGTGAAGCCTTACTTGCTGAGGAAGAAGCATCTCTAGGTAAGGGTGGTAAGGGTAAGAGACGTTAA